From the genome of Acyrthosiphon pisum isolate AL4f unplaced genomic scaffold, pea_aphid_22Mar2018_4r6ur Scaffold_21341;HRSCAF=23695, whole genome shotgun sequence:
ACACTTTTGATGAAAAGTACCTACAGCCCTACTCCAAAAGTTACGTAATGTAGAGAATAATTTACTATGGTttaagaataacaatttaaatctaaaggattttaataaataacgatttaatattaaagtacctaaaaataaattattttattaaaaaaaatacatttaagtgagatttgtaatacctagttggtacctatagcaacacgtaatataatatgacaagaAAATAAGCAGTAATACTGTATCCtgtctgaaattaaaaaatgtgttatgattttaaatcaaataaaataatttaataggtaggtattattacgtaataaaattaatgttacaattataaattaattatatatcatattattacatcgttagatattcagtataatatataactggcTACTGCTTACTAgtcgatataaattataattatgtaaatatatgcgGTAGGTATTCTcgttattaaacaataaatatattattatattaaatattcgacAAGCACGTATCGATTATAGAGTTTatctagtaatttatttattataatttattagaaaaacggtatcaaatattaaaagcgtatcaatataatttatagtttatattagcttattgtgtttatatatcaCAACTAATTACAATCATTCGTAACTcgtaagattataataataataataataatattactatttacagtGTAGTCagttatgaatgaattaatGAATGAATGGTTGAATTAATTAACTATGGTAATTAAATACAGATTGAAAATTCccatatcatatacatatatttaatataattcatgcATAGGTAGGTGGGTTTATTATCAATGTAGGGATAAATAGCTGCGACTGCATATCAATCAGGTGCACTTGGCACCTACTATTCATTTCCGAAAACACCATTAGTTTAATCACTAGACccgtgtttttagatttttttttagattgacACGATTCCcaaaattttaagtaaatagaCACTGCTTCttgagttatatttttatatttttttttaacttcagcATTCATGCGGTGTTTTCCACCATGCCCCAATACTCAAATGTACATCGTGTAGCACATCATAGATATTTTCATTAGTAATATAGTACAAAACGTTTGCATTACCTTCCAACAACggcaatattaatttatcttcttCTCCAATAATAATGAGGTCGTATCTTTTCAAAATTCGATAATATGCCTTGTTACTTTTTATTCCAATTGAtctcacatttttaatttccgacaatatttcattatactTAACTGCCGATAaataaactgaattattatttttttcattgactattttataaaaacactcGTAAAATTTTTCGCGTGAagtcattttaaaaacttattatatgtACGACGCGTGTATCAAGAAGAACTAGcactgtattaaatattactccCTGTGTTTCTTCATAAACATTTATCTACTATCGTTATTTTatcgtatacattttatcaaagtaCTTTACCCACTCAGTCGTAGATAATGTGTAAAATACCCGAGTAATGTACgaaataaacgttttataaatagtatttttactttattcaaTAGCTACAGGAAGTGTACACATTACCCGGATAATGTAAACACTAACCATATTTTGTACTATACCCGTaacatgtataaattaatgtttgtctgTCTGTCCTTTTTGCATTCCTAAACCCTTCATTTGATTGCGATGCAATTTGGTACAGATATAGATTAGACCTTGAGGAAGAGAAAGGCTACGTTTCGtcctgaaaaattttaaataagagGCCCAACCCGAGGAGGTTCTCAAATGGGTATTTTGAGATgtacgatggaaatttttgtttataaatagttgcttttggttttaaaataataatattatcaggatTTTAGTACGGNNNNNNNNNNNNNNNNNNNNNNNNNNNNNNNNNNNNNNNNNNNNNNNNNNtcaattttcaattcaaatatcaaaatattttgaaattataccatattgtatagtgtatagagaatttctaacataaacatttgttaagaatttcatgtatttatagttattattttttgaattacattacttagataaaaataaaaaaattgattttgtcttTTTAAAGCTGATTTTGCTGAAAAATTCTCGtctttctgtattttttttttatttttcccaattattaaaaaaagtactgTTCCGTTTTAACTGTTAACTCCCTTGCCCCTCAGATTTTCCTAtcggaaaatatattatgaatttgaaaatctaagaatttttactgCTTCAAAGGTGGAGAcagaaacaattaaaaaaacatacacacacagtcacatcatcattgtaaaatcaatagatttATTGCTCCACTCAAAATaacataatctaaaataatattacctgtatacctacttataatatagataatatattataataaaaacaattaaaatagtacctatattatatcaaattaaatacatttgttttttcgtATTTCAAATGCATAAAATTCTCTGAACTATATTCACAAAGTATACCATAATAGACTCTAATTTGgatcgtttattataattataattatattatattaattattaattataatatttagatattttttttcaaactaaattttaacGTGTTAGTTTTGTGTAGGATATGcttggaaataaatattatattaatttaactggaCGTTGATCCTGAGCGTACTGTTTATCGATTGTATTAATACGCCTATTCAAAATAACTGTCAATTTCTAACCACaggtatattaatgtttttcgtGGCATTATCTGATGGACGGACAGTTTTAAATACACGTcactgaaaatttaaacataagcGAGATTTTAGTAATGAAAATTACAGCATTATGTTATGTAaacagaacaataattattctctTCCTCTTCCATTCGTTTCGTTATTCATTCGACGGTTGGAATCTGGTTCGACCAGCTAGTTTTGTAGTTATTGTATTTCTGTGCAAATGTTTAgtgaattgataatattattcggcaaataaagaaaaatgatGGTATCACTTTTTTCAcatcaaaaacacattttacatGCTTATCACTTAAAATTCCATCcctttaaatttattagattatatattgtaaaagttTGAGGTAACCCATTTAATGTAAGACACTCTTATTTATATCAGAAAACAcataagtttttgaaaatacttattttacataattttaagtattaacaaaccaacatttttgaaaaaatattatattcattattattgtttattgttatcattttagattctgagcggagcgaggaagctattgttttttcaatggtgtttatttttattttttttatttttttaaatttttatatcgtgtatacaaaatttctttcagaaggagtgtttcgatttcaacatatcgtCGGTGAAACTGCAATACCTCGTAAGTCCAAAAAAGTCGAAAATAAGatatatacatcaaaatattcgGAAAAAAATACTCTATACGATTGTTGTGTAAATATCTCGTATATCAAATTTCCAAAGAGGTTATAAATGTTCAAACAATATATCGTATGTCATctatcaaaattattgataCTAATATCTCGTATCTCCGTGTCATAATACATCGTatatcagtttttaaaatttttgatactAACATATCGTATCTCATAACAACAtgttatcataattaaatttgttaattaattattaagcttataactttattaaactACTTagaattagtaatattattttgttttattgtgcGTCAACATGAATGCGGACGAGATCGACGATCTGTTAGATCAATTTGAAGATGAtggtaatttttctatttttaattaacaatcataataatattactttgttaAACCTGCTCATCATGATTTatgtctatttttttaatttttagaagacTTTAATGAAAGTATGGAGTATNNNNNNNNNNNNNNNNNNNNNNNNNNNNNNNNNNNNNNNNNNNNNNNNNNNNNNNNNNNNNNNNNNNNNNNNNNNNNNNNNNNNNNNNNNNNNNNNNNNNAACCCCAACCAGAGCATACAATCAATGGAATTTCAGAATGAAATGGAAATGAATGACTTTAATGAAGGTATGGAGTTTAACCCTGACCAGAGCATACAATTACTGGATGTGCAAAATGAAATGGAAACGAATGGCCCTAATGAAACCATGGAGCTTAACCCTGACGAGAGCATAGTACAATTACTTGAGGTGCAAACTGAAAAGTATACAAACGAAAGGATACGAgcaaaaaaaagtatacctgAAAACTGGAAAAGGAACTCTAACCAGTCATTGCGTATGAAAGGTAAATGTTATTTGGGTTATAGACGAACAagtaataaacacatttttcatGATGTAAACAGAAAAGCTAAAAATATAGGTCCTACGTGTACCAATATCTCTTGTAAAAAATCATCTAAAAGAATGTGTGAAAGATTTTCTGAAGAAgatagattaaatatatttaatcatttctGGTCTACTTTAAATTGGGATCAAAAGAAAATGTATGTTAACATGTTAGTCAAAAAAGTTCCtgtaaaacaaagaaaaacTGAAGCATCAGTTTCTCGAAGGACTTATAcacttttctattttttaaaactcaatGGTGACccattaaatgtatgtaaaaatatgtttttaaatactcttaGTGTGGGGGAAGCTCAAGTACATAATTGGTGTTCAATTAATGAAATATCCACACAACAACTTCAAGGTACACAATCAAGgcctttcaaaaataatactggCCAAAaagaatttattgaattatttttcaataaactaCCAAAAATGGAGTCCCATTACTGTAGAAAGTCAACATCAAAACTCTACTTAGAACCTTTAGTACAATCAAAATCACagctatacaaaatatatattgatgaaTGTAATGTAAATGGAAAAACACCTGTATCAAGAACATATTTCAGTGAGGCTTTTGAGGCAAATAACCTGTCCTTGTTTTCACCCAAAAAAGATCAATGTGATCTTTGCTGTGGTCATGGAACAGGTAACATTAGTGATCAAGATTGGAATAAACACATTGAGGACAAAAATAGAAGTAGGAAAGAGAAGGAAATTGACAAAGAAAAGGCACTTTCAGAAGAACTAATTGTCTTCACCATGGACTTACAAGCTGTAAAGGTATGTCCATTCTTAAAAGCTAGTGCTCTGTATTACAAATGTAAGCTCTGTGTACACAATTTTACAATGTACAATCTTGGTACCCATGAGTGTATGTGTTATTGGTGGGACGAAACTCAGTGTAACTTAACTGCTTCTGCCTTTACGAGTTGTATTATTGACCAATTATCTATGTGTTACAACAAGAatcaaaataagaatataatattatggagtgATGGGTGCTGTTACCAGAACAAGAATACAGTTTTGTCTAACGCGTTACTCGAGTTTTCtgttacacataaaataatcatagaACAAAAATATCTGACCAAAGGTCACACTCAAATGGAGTGTGACTCTGTACACTCATTAATTGaaaggaaattaaaaaatacagatATTCATCTACCATCTGACTacataaaaataaccaaaactgCAAGATCAAAACCATTTCCATATGAAGTAAAAGATTGTGAtatctctttttttttaaattatcagaaGAATGTTAAtagatatgataatataaggCCAGGAAAAGCTGCTGGAGATGCAACAGTTACCCAAATTAAAGCTCTCCGTTACAACTGTAATGGCACTATAGATTATAAGCTGAACTTTGATGATGAATATAGTGATCTCGCCATTGCTCAAAAGAAGAGAAAGACAGTAGAAATTCATTCTCctattatttatgaacaattcCATGAGTCTCAATTAAAAGTTCCTAAATCAAAATGGCAAGATCTACAGCAACTTAAGGCAGTGCTACCAAAGGATTGTCATCCGTTCTATGACcaaataaaatctttataatttaattatcttaataaaatgtaaatattattaatattcattttatgttAGTAGATACAactcttttaattttaactgcTCATGCCagaattgtatgtttttgttttatactataatgttaatgttattctttttttactgCAATTACCAATGAGTAGTTCAAGACTGAACTTCTAATAAGAGGtacacaatttgttttaatgttaatttgtaaatgaaaattatgctttttttctaaaattaccaGTGAAAATGTTCAAGACTGAACCagtatacataagtacataaattgtttttattttaactgttcATGCCAGAACtgtaagtttttgtttttgtttatactataatgttaatgttattctttttttactgCAATTACCAATGAGTAGTTTAAGACTGAACTTCTAATAAGAGGtacacaatttgttttaatgttaatttgtaaatgaaaattatgctttttttctaaaattaccaGTGAAAATGTTCAAGACTGAACCagtatacataagtacataaattgtttttattttaactgttcATGCCAGAACtgtaagtttttgtttttgtttatactataatgttaatgttattctttttttactgCAATTACCAATGAGTAGTTTAAGACTGAACTTCTAATAAGAGGtacacaatttgttttaatgttaatttgtaaatgaaaattatgctttttttctaaaattaccaGTGAAAATGTTCAAGACTGAACCagtatacataagtacataaattgtttttattttaactgttcATGCCAGAACtgtaagtttttgtttttgtttatactataaTGTTAATGTTGTTGATATTTTAGTGCAATTACCAATGAGTAGTTCAAGACTGAACTTGTAATAAGAGGtacacaatttgttttaatgttaaattttaaatgaaaattatgctttttttctaaaattaccaGTGAAATGTTCAAGACTGAACCAGAATACTTAAgtacataaattgttttattttcatttgttttaaattttaatttataaagataacaaagatattttatattattctctattCAATTTATAGaacaaatcttaaattattatgacagAATTTTTTGTCATACTGTAGTAAAAACCCATTACTTAATACCTAGTATGtcaaatacatttatgaaaacTATGAAACAATACCTCgtaagtcataaaaaaaattatcaataataataattggttaatttataaaataattaaaatataactataatttatagattattttcatatatttgttgcaaaattagaaaaatattgattttataaacacatttatgTGTCTCctgaaaaaagtaaattttggaCTTACGAGGTATTGCAGTTTCACCGAcgatatagtaccttatcttttaacaaattggatcaagatggtactttaaagaggtcatttttcaatattctcaatagttatttaatgccacgggaaaaaccaccggaaaattacgaaaaaaaaaacgctaaaaatgtggttttaatttctaacgctttgtccatcaccatagaaacgaataatacattttaacattataatattaattcaacttacatgataaaataaataataacaatataaaat
Proteins encoded in this window:
- the LOC103309427 gene encoding uncharacterized protein LOC103309427 isoform X2, which encodes MNADEIDDLLDQFEDDDFNESMEYNPNQSIQSMEFQNEMEMNDFNEGMEFNPDQSIQLLDVQNEMETNGPNETMELNPDESIVQLLEVQTEKYTNERIRAKKSIPENWKRNSNQSLRMKGKCYLGYRRTSNKHIFHDVNRKAKNIGPTCTNISCKKSSKRMCERFSEEDRLNIFNHFWSTLNWDQKKMYVNMLVKKVPVKQRKTEASVSRRTYTLFYFLKLNGDPLNVCKNMFLNTLSVGEAQVHNWCSINEISTQQLQGTQSRPFKNNTGQKEFIELFFNKLPKMESHYCRKSTSKLYLEPLVQSKSQLYKIYIDECNVNGKTPVSRTYFSEAFEANNLSLFSPKKDQCDLCCGHGTGNISDQDWNKHIEDKNRSRKEKEIDKEKALSEELIVFTMDLQAVKVCPFLKASALYYKCKLCVHNFTMYNLGTHECMCYWWDETQCNLTASAFTSCIIDQLSMCYNKNQNKNIILWSDGCCYQNKNTVLSNALLEFSVTHKIIIEQKYLTKGHTQMECDSVHSLIERKLKNTDIHLPSDYIKITKTARSKPFPYEVKDCDISFFLNYQKNVNRYDNIRPGKAAGDATVTQIKALRYNCNGTIDYKLNFDDEYSDLAIAQKKRKTVEIHSPIIYEQFHESQLKVPKSKWQDLQQLKAVLPKDCHPFYDQIKSL
- the LOC103309427 gene encoding uncharacterized protein LOC103309427 isoform X1, which produces MNADEIDDLLDQFEDDEDFNESMEYNPNQSIQSMEFQNEMEMNDFNEGMEFNPDQSIQLLDVQNEMETNGPNETMELNPDESIVQLLEVQTEKYTNERIRAKKSIPENWKRNSNQSLRMKGKCYLGYRRTSNKHIFHDVNRKAKNIGPTCTNISCKKSSKRMCERFSEEDRLNIFNHFWSTLNWDQKKMYVNMLVKKVPVKQRKTEASVSRRTYTLFYFLKLNGDPLNVCKNMFLNTLSVGEAQVHNWCSINEISTQQLQGTQSRPFKNNTGQKEFIELFFNKLPKMESHYCRKSTSKLYLEPLVQSKSQLYKIYIDECNVNGKTPVSRTYFSEAFEANNLSLFSPKKDQCDLCCGHGTGNISDQDWNKHIEDKNRSRKEKEIDKEKALSEELIVFTMDLQAVKVCPFLKASALYYKCKLCVHNFTMYNLGTHECMCYWWDETQCNLTASAFTSCIIDQLSMCYNKNQNKNIILWSDGCCYQNKNTVLSNALLEFSVTHKIIIEQKYLTKGHTQMECDSVHSLIERKLKNTDIHLPSDYIKITKTARSKPFPYEVKDCDISFFLNYQKNVNRYDNIRPGKAAGDATVTQIKALRYNCNGTIDYKLNFDDEYSDLAIAQKKRKTVEIHSPIIYEQFHESQLKVPKSKWQDLQQLKAVLPKDCHPFYDQIKSL